The following are encoded in a window of Rosa chinensis cultivar Old Blush chromosome 4, RchiOBHm-V2, whole genome shotgun sequence genomic DNA:
- the LOC112201013 gene encoding flavonoid 3',5'-methyltransferase yields the protein MAAATKEEKFDHLVLENKNLFRSHALLKYILETSCYPREHEQLKQLREATVKKYEQLCIMNVPVDEGLLVSMLLKIMNAKKTLELGVFTGYSLLTTALALPADGKIIAIDQDKEAYEVGLPFIRKAGVEHKIDFYQSNALLFLSDLINSGKEEGSFDFAFVDADKNNYIKYHELLLKLVKVGGIIAYDNTLWFGSVAEPEEEGAEYFREISRHLKELNSFLAADPRIELVLLSVGDGLTLCRRLY from the exons ATGGCAGCAGCTACGAAAGAAGAGAAGTTCGATCATCTGGTCTTAGAAAACAAGAACTTGTTCCGAAGCCATGCCCTTCTCAAG TACATCCTGGAAACCAGCTGTTACCCGAGAGAACACGAGCAATTGAAGCAACTTAGGGAAGCCACGGTCAAGAAATATGAGCAGCT GTGTATTATGAATGTGCCTGTTGATGAAGGTCTGCTTGTTTCCATGCTTCTGAAGATCATGAATGCGAAGAAGACATTGGAGTTAGGGGTATTCACTGGTTATTCACTTCTCACTACTGCTCTTGCACTTCCTGCTGATGGCAAA ATAATAGCAATCGATCAGGATAAAGAAGCGTACGAGGTTGGATTGCCATTCATCAGAAAGGCCGGGGTGGAGCATAAGATTGACTTCTATCAATCAAATGCCTTGTTATTCCTAAGTGATCTCATTAACAGT GGAAAGGAAGAAGGCAGCTTTGATTTTGCGTTTGTGGATGCTGATAAGAACAACTACATCAAATATCATGAACTGCTACTGAAGCTTGTCAAGGTTGGAGGAATAATAGCTTATGACAACACCCTGTGGTTTGGCTCAGTAGCAGAACCTGAGGAGGAGGGGGCTGAATACTTCAGGGAAATCAGCCGTCATTTGAAGGAACTGAACAGCTTCCTAGCCGCAGATCCCCGTATTGAATTAGTTCTTCTTTCCGTCGGAGATGGGCTCACCCTCTGCAGGCGCCTATATTAG